A portion of the Simkania negevensis Z genome contains these proteins:
- a CDS encoding protein kinase family protein: MSDFTNINSSLSSQVSHYQRYNDEYKGFLNELAEETLSPEEQPIFLRAEKALKLLDPKSPDQKQLSQFLHDMLELHAFHLQRAAKNLDKYSISPLYLKRMERLDRLSPEKAPKVYEAIYEFVVSYCVNSGGVGTEKNGAVSANTSHFLIHPTLGKKASLFKPLSDKPSPFPGVNNAAVAQRQVGAYLLSRMHGSFVDVPLSTLSYRDEEIGSLQTFRKSSGELNALPPIDRFKLGAEEVQLAGVFRGRLYDGDGHLGNVLFKKREGKVELTHIDLDYILPCISTHENQPQIKMGWRFWPQMDKPFQPKVIKYLQTINPQEERKNLEGLPAPLTKESLDLLEATTAAFQIGAEIGLTPGEVVDYLDSTSFKSALAFAFESETPIEEFIGEAVLQGLKESKVNADHASRVISELTEKIQKNPKDEELIGNAVFQLENFVHEGPESWRNAVKLARECIFLGVSDKDVLNLIKPLQNYARSNPVVMYAAIESLADSLDVAGKVESAKVIREWLVMNLS; this comes from the coding sequence ATGAGCGATTTTACGAATATAAATTCAAGTTTATCTTCACAAGTATCACATTATCAGAGATATAATGATGAATACAAAGGGTTTCTAAATGAATTGGCAGAAGAGACGCTATCACCTGAAGAACAGCCTATTTTTTTAAGGGCTGAGAAAGCTCTAAAGCTCCTCGATCCAAAAAGTCCAGATCAGAAGCAACTTTCACAGTTTCTGCATGACATGCTTGAGTTGCATGCATTCCATCTTCAACGAGCTGCAAAGAATTTAGACAAGTACTCTATCTCTCCACTCTATTTAAAAAGAATGGAACGACTCGACCGGTTAAGCCCAGAGAAAGCCCCAAAAGTTTATGAAGCGATTTATGAATTTGTCGTTTCTTATTGTGTGAATTCTGGAGGAGTTGGAACTGAAAAAAACGGTGCAGTTTCTGCTAATACAAGTCACTTTTTAATTCATCCGACCTTAGGAAAGAAAGCCAGTCTCTTTAAACCATTGAGTGATAAACCCTCCCCATTTCCCGGAGTCAATAATGCAGCTGTTGCACAACGTCAAGTAGGAGCTTATCTATTGAGTCGAATGCATGGCTCGTTTGTTGATGTTCCTCTTTCAACTTTAAGTTATCGAGATGAGGAGATAGGATCGCTCCAAACTTTTCGAAAAAGTAGTGGTGAACTCAATGCACTTCCACCAATCGACAGATTTAAACTTGGAGCGGAAGAAGTGCAGCTTGCTGGGGTGTTTCGTGGGCGACTCTATGATGGAGATGGACACCTTGGGAATGTTCTTTTCAAGAAACGCGAGGGTAAAGTTGAACTCACACATATTGATCTAGATTACATTCTACCTTGTATTAGCACTCATGAGAATCAGCCTCAAATTAAAATGGGCTGGAGATTTTGGCCTCAAATGGATAAGCCGTTTCAACCTAAAGTCATCAAATACCTTCAAACGATCAATCCTCAAGAAGAGAGAAAAAATTTAGAAGGGTTACCTGCTCCTCTCACAAAGGAAAGTTTAGATTTATTAGAAGCGACGACAGCTGCTTTTCAAATTGGCGCGGAAATAGGTCTCACTCCAGGAGAAGTTGTCGATTATCTTGACTCAACGAGTTTTAAGTCAGCCTTAGCTTTCGCTTTCGAATCAGAGACTCCAATTGAAGAATTTATTGGAGAAGCAGTGCTCCAAGGCTTAAAAGAGTCAAAAGTAAATGCTGATCATGCAAGCCGTGTGATTTCAGAGCTAACTGAAAAAATTCAAAAAAATCCGAAGGATGAGGAATTAATTGGAAACGCCGTTTTCCAATTGGAAAACTTTGTACATGAGGGCCCTGAATCGTGGAGAAATGCTGTCAAACTTGCAAGAGAATGTATCTTTTTAGGTGTTTCTGATAAAGATGTTTTAAACCTGATCAAGCCATTGCAAAATTATGCACGCTCGAATCCCGTAGTCATGTATGCCGCAATTGAATCTCTTGCAGACAGTTTAGATGTTGCTGGCAAAGTTGAGTCAGCAAAAGTGATTCGAGAATGGCTTGTAATGAATCTAAGTTGA
- the miaB gene encoding tRNA (N6-isopentenyl adenosine(37)-C2)-methylthiotransferase MiaB: MKKFYIRTYGCQMNELDTELMIGQLVQRGLERVHDEEDADLLIFNTCSIRDLAERKVMGKIGQIGRSKKKKIIGITGCMAMAKKETLFRKLPNVDFVIGTNNITDLGSVVDEVLETGEKRIKTDDKFEENLDYFVAKRDDTVKAHVSIIRGCDKFCTYCVVPYTRGQEVSRPPQDIEKECRLLADQGYKEITLLGQNVNSYGKDQVEWKELFHDLLYRLDKIDGIERIRFMTSHPIDITVQLMEAIRDLPSLCEFVHFPIQAGSSRILRKMHRIYTKEEYLEKVSLFRKIVPNVSLGTDIIVGFPTETEEEFQETYDVFKEIRYSVAFLYTFSPRKGTPAMRWRDDIPQEVKEERLQRLMGLYHEICTEERQAILGDEVEVLVDRWNRDGQLRGRTRCWKKVIFPGDESSIGTLQKVKIHSFNHQTLIGERVPTSLDPAQASA, encoded by the coding sequence GTGAAGAAGTTTTATATCCGCACCTACGGATGCCAAATGAATGAGCTCGACACCGAACTGATGATCGGCCAGCTAGTCCAAAGAGGACTTGAGCGCGTACACGATGAAGAGGACGCCGACCTTCTTATCTTTAATACCTGCTCAATTCGAGACCTTGCAGAGCGAAAGGTTATGGGGAAAATCGGTCAGATTGGTCGCTCTAAAAAGAAGAAAATCATCGGGATCACCGGTTGTATGGCCATGGCTAAAAAAGAGACCCTTTTCCGAAAATTACCCAATGTCGATTTTGTGATTGGAACGAATAATATCACAGATCTTGGAAGTGTCGTCGACGAGGTCTTAGAAACGGGTGAAAAGCGAATTAAAACCGATGACAAATTCGAAGAAAATCTCGACTATTTCGTAGCTAAGCGGGATGACACCGTGAAAGCCCATGTTTCTATCATCCGTGGATGCGATAAATTTTGCACTTACTGTGTGGTTCCCTATACTCGAGGACAAGAGGTTTCTCGACCCCCCCAAGATATTGAAAAAGAGTGCCGCTTACTCGCTGACCAAGGTTATAAAGAAATCACCCTCCTTGGGCAAAATGTGAATAGCTACGGAAAAGACCAAGTAGAGTGGAAAGAGCTTTTTCATGACCTTCTTTACCGCCTAGATAAAATCGATGGAATTGAGCGGATCCGGTTTATGACGAGTCACCCCATTGACATCACGGTGCAGCTCATGGAAGCGATTCGGGACCTCCCCTCGCTCTGCGAATTTGTCCACTTTCCCATCCAAGCTGGATCAAGTCGCATCTTAAGAAAAATGCATCGGATCTACACGAAAGAAGAGTACCTTGAAAAGGTTTCCCTTTTTCGGAAAATCGTTCCCAATGTTTCACTTGGCACCGACATTATTGTTGGCTTCCCGACTGAAACTGAAGAAGAGTTCCAAGAAACCTATGACGTGTTCAAAGAGATCCGTTATTCAGTTGCATTCCTCTATACTTTCAGTCCGCGAAAAGGAACTCCAGCTATGCGTTGGCGCGATGACATCCCACAAGAAGTCAAAGAAGAACGCCTTCAACGTCTGATGGGTCTCTACCATGAAATCTGCACGGAAGAGCGGCAAGCCATATTAGGAGATGAAGTTGAAGTTCTCGTCGACCGCTGGAACCGAGATGGACAGCTCCGTGGGCGAACACGTTGCTGGAAAAAAGTGATTTTCCCAGGCGATGAGTCGTCCATTGGAACGTTGCAGAAGGTAAAAATTCACAGCTTCAATCACCAAACGTTAATAGGCGAGCGTGTTCCTACATCATTAGATCCCGCTCAGGCTTCTGCTTAA
- the rplM gene encoding 50S ribosomal protein L13 has product MARRNKNETMLLSKEEAEPMRGWILLDANGKTLGRFAAEIAKVLRGKHKTTFTPHVDSGDGVVVVNAEKVKVTGNKEAQKEYHRYTGHIGGGRKTTYRAMMEKKPTEILRLAVKGMMPKTKLARAQMKRLRIFAEDSHTLQAQKPVQVDV; this is encoded by the coding sequence ATGGCAAGACGAAATAAAAACGAAACGATGCTTTTATCCAAGGAAGAAGCCGAACCGATGAGAGGATGGATCCTCCTAGACGCTAACGGAAAAACGCTTGGACGCTTTGCAGCTGAAATTGCAAAAGTATTACGTGGAAAGCACAAAACGACTTTCACACCACACGTTGACTCTGGAGACGGAGTGGTTGTAGTGAATGCAGAAAAAGTGAAAGTCACTGGGAACAAAGAAGCCCAAAAAGAATATCATCGCTATACTGGCCATATTGGCGGAGGTCGTAAAACGACTTACCGCGCAATGATGGAAAAAAAACCAACTGAAATCTTGCGTTTAGCTGTCAAAGGAATGATGCCTAAAACAAAACTTGCAAGAGCACAGATGAAACGGCTTAGAATTTTTGCTGAAGATAGTCACACATTACAAGCACAAAAGCCTGTCCAAGTAGACGTATAA
- the rpsI gene encoding 30S ribosomal protein S9, with translation MVKEALAVGRRKRAIAAIRLRKGKGKVDVNGRKFEDYFPSALDRKTVLAPLEKLGLTDSHDLIIRTKGGGIAGQAVAARLGVARALVAQDEHHRQVLKAEGYLTRDPRKRERKKYGLAGARKRFQFSKR, from the coding sequence ATGGTAAAAGAAGCACTCGCAGTAGGAAGACGCAAAAGAGCTATCGCAGCTATTAGACTTCGTAAAGGCAAAGGCAAAGTTGATGTTAACGGAAGAAAGTTTGAAGATTACTTTCCTTCTGCACTCGATAGAAAAACTGTTCTCGCTCCTCTTGAAAAACTAGGACTGACTGATAGTCACGATTTGATCATTCGCACCAAAGGTGGCGGAATTGCTGGTCAAGCAGTTGCTGCAAGACTTGGTGTTGCTCGAGCACTTGTTGCTCAAGATGAGCACCATAGGCAAGTTCTTAAAGCAGAAGGTTATTTAACACGTGATCCACGTAAACGCGAACGTAAAAAATACGGTCTCGCTGGCGCTAGAAAACGCTTCCAGTTTTCTAAGCGATAA
- a CDS encoding VOC family protein: MRLINLFIFLLSFQLHAGVFSQPFEKPSVDAVISYAMTVEEMDRSVEFYTNVLTFTKVADFYVSGSAYDKLYNLDNVRIRVVRLRLGQETLNLMQFDKPKGRKVPVNAESNDRMFQHIAIVVSNIDSAYAKLLKNGVVNISPNPQKLPEWNRNVAGIEAFYFKDPDGHPLEIIHFPPGKGNPRWQEALGLLFLGIDHSAIVVKSTNKSLAFYHSLLGLDVMGKSFNYGPEQEKLNNVKGAKLRITSLHAEKGPGIELLEYVSPSTGADMPSDTKPNDLWHWQIRLQAPRISDLYKSLVQANMATHGILTFTNPYLDYHEAFLTADPDGHALLITR; this comes from the coding sequence ATGCGCCTCATTAACCTGTTTATTTTCTTGCTCTCTTTTCAACTACATGCCGGAGTTTTTTCCCAACCATTTGAAAAGCCATCGGTTGATGCCGTCATTTCTTATGCTATGACTGTTGAAGAGATGGATCGCTCTGTGGAATTCTACACGAATGTTCTAACATTCACAAAAGTTGCAGACTTTTATGTTTCGGGAAGTGCGTATGATAAACTTTACAACCTAGACAACGTGCGGATTCGTGTTGTCCGCCTTAGACTAGGGCAAGAAACACTCAATTTAATGCAATTTGATAAGCCAAAAGGGAGGAAAGTTCCCGTCAATGCTGAAAGCAATGACCGGATGTTTCAGCATATTGCCATTGTCGTCAGTAATATCGATAGTGCTTATGCTAAGCTTCTCAAAAATGGAGTGGTAAACATTTCGCCCAACCCCCAAAAACTCCCTGAATGGAACCGCAATGTCGCAGGCATCGAAGCCTTCTATTTTAAAGATCCCGATGGCCATCCTCTTGAGATCATTCACTTTCCTCCCGGGAAAGGGAATCCACGCTGGCAGGAGGCTCTTGGACTCCTCTTTTTAGGAATTGACCATTCAGCCATCGTCGTTAAAAGCACAAATAAAAGCTTGGCATTTTACCATAGCCTTCTCGGGTTAGATGTCATGGGAAAATCATTCAATTATGGGCCCGAACAGGAAAAGCTCAACAACGTCAAAGGGGCCAAGCTGCGCATTACCTCTCTCCATGCTGAAAAAGGGCCTGGCATTGAGCTGCTCGAATATGTGAGCCCGAGCACAGGAGCAGACATGCCATCTGATACAAAACCCAATGATCTGTGGCACTGGCAAATTCGCCTCCAAGCCCCTCGTATTTCAGATCTTTACAAATCGCTCGTTCAAGCAAATATGGCCACACATGGAATCCTCACTTTTACAAATCCCTATCTAGACTATCATGAAGCGTTTCTAACAGCAGATCCAGATGGGCATGCTTTATTAATCACCCGCTAG
- a CDS encoding MIP/aquaporin family protein, translating to MAKMMRHHLPEYLIEAAGLAIFMISAAFFTVLFEEYWVVSSPLARRFFEGIAIGLTALGLIYSPWGKQSGAHFNPAVTLTFWRLGKVHHIDFVFYVIFQFIGGYVGVVLFDLFAQKPFRSAQVNFIVTVPGKPGLLACFFSEMFISFILMLTILVATNIPKLARYTGLFAAIWIMLFITFEAPYSGMSMNPARSVATALPSGIWTAMWIYCIAPFAGMLLSVECYRLIRKDTSVICAKLHHLNPKRCIFKRCGYAPH from the coding sequence ATGGCTAAAATGATGCGACATCACCTTCCTGAATACTTAATTGAAGCCGCTGGTCTCGCCATTTTTATGATCTCAGCGGCTTTTTTCACAGTTCTTTTTGAAGAGTATTGGGTTGTCTCCTCTCCTCTCGCACGACGCTTTTTTGAAGGGATCGCTATTGGCCTTACAGCACTTGGACTGATCTATTCCCCCTGGGGAAAGCAATCGGGAGCTCACTTTAACCCAGCCGTGACATTGACATTTTGGCGCCTTGGCAAGGTCCATCATATCGATTTTGTTTTCTATGTTATTTTTCAGTTTATTGGAGGTTACGTCGGTGTGGTTCTCTTTGATCTATTTGCCCAAAAACCGTTCCGTTCAGCTCAAGTCAATTTTATTGTCACTGTTCCGGGAAAGCCTGGCCTATTGGCCTGCTTCTTTTCCGAAATGTTTATCTCATTTATTTTGATGCTCACTATTTTGGTCGCCACCAATATTCCCAAACTGGCCAGGTACACAGGCCTATTTGCAGCGATTTGGATCATGCTGTTCATCACGTTTGAAGCGCCTTACTCAGGAATGAGCATGAATCCTGCCCGGTCAGTTGCAACAGCGCTACCGAGCGGCATTTGGACGGCTATGTGGATCTATTGTATTGCTCCCTTTGCAGGTATGCTCCTGTCAGTCGAGTGTTACAGGCTCATTCGCAAAGATACTTCCGTCATCTGCGCGAAACTGCATCATCTCAATCCAAAACGTTGCATTTTCAAAAGGTGTGGATATGCGCCTCATTAA
- a CDS encoding TIGR02452 family protein, whose product MSTVNPPDSSKTESTRIVYYYPNQPLRTNLNHTISTISSYVPEMQPFSWLKIPLEWFRSLINSIFRFFEKASAKNLEAKKPLESQKDSVPTPPKQDLGDMTVLQTIFEETKQALDQGFYLLPDKTKVCLNLEPMKKSTKVWTHNDLHAATDLTGLPTYKTIFETLDSDTIVAGLKLLDEGLNPLLLNMANRYSPGGGVTRGCLAQEEELCRKSALYASINPPDNPHIATQMGKHYLIPEHGCIYTAHVPVIRERKDGYFTWIASPQELSFVSSAAYDCRPKSTQYNPTGKDFEEGMRLKIRSQIRCALKHGHDSLVLGAYGCGAFMQDPKQVSTWYKEELAPYQQYFKKICFAVLIARPSDQANYDSFHALFS is encoded by the coding sequence ATGAGTACTGTTAACCCTCCAGATTCTTCAAAAACGGAATCGACCCGTATCGTCTACTATTATCCGAATCAACCCCTGCGTACAAATTTAAACCATACGATTTCAACAATTTCCTCATATGTTCCCGAAATGCAACCCTTTTCATGGCTTAAAATCCCTTTAGAATGGTTTCGCTCACTCATCAACTCGATCTTCCGTTTCTTTGAAAAAGCATCTGCAAAAAATCTTGAAGCAAAAAAACCTCTTGAATCTCAAAAAGACTCTGTCCCTACTCCACCTAAGCAAGACCTTGGCGACATGACAGTATTGCAAACAATTTTTGAAGAGACAAAACAAGCGCTCGATCAAGGTTTTTATCTTCTCCCGGACAAAACCAAAGTCTGCTTAAACCTTGAGCCGATGAAAAAGTCAACAAAAGTATGGACTCATAACGATCTCCATGCAGCGACTGACCTTACAGGTCTTCCTACTTACAAAACAATCTTTGAGACCCTCGATTCAGACACTATCGTAGCAGGATTAAAACTCTTAGATGAGGGGCTCAACCCTCTTCTTCTCAATATGGCCAACCGGTATTCTCCTGGTGGTGGCGTAACAAGAGGCTGTTTAGCCCAAGAAGAAGAGCTCTGTCGTAAATCAGCTCTTTATGCCTCTATCAACCCACCTGATAATCCACACATCGCAACTCAAATGGGCAAACACTACCTGATTCCAGAACATGGCTGCATTTACACAGCACACGTTCCTGTCATTCGTGAAAGAAAAGATGGCTATTTTACTTGGATTGCATCTCCCCAAGAGCTCAGCTTTGTTTCTTCTGCAGCCTATGACTGTCGCCCAAAAAGTACCCAATACAATCCCACAGGAAAAGACTTTGAAGAAGGAATGAGACTGAAGATTCGATCTCAAATCCGTTGCGCGTTAAAGCATGGACATGATTCTCTAGTCTTAGGAGCCTATGGTTGCGGAGCCTTCATGCAAGACCCAAAACAAGTCTCCACCTGGTACAAGGAAGAGCTAGCTCCCTACCAGCAATATTTCAAAAAGATCTGCTTTGCAGTGCTTATTGCGCGTCCTTCGGACCAAGCTAACTACGATTCCTTCCACGCTCTCTTCTCCTAA
- a CDS encoding carboxypeptidase M32, whose amino-acid sequence MSVKEKYDRLHKIGKEIRLLVSFGYFLEWDQETFMPKGAIEFRSEQIELISSITHREKTSERFKEALEALIDLNSGKPHYEDLDDEQKANLREWRESYLHETKLPNDFVKTFAKTASKATNAWAKAKNNDTFETFAPHLQELVHLCRKKADFIGFKEHPYDAFLSIYEPGVTTQTLKDLFATLKPFLSELLKTVSRKQTVDDRFLRGNFSQQSQLEFDKHLLEIMHLDPQHSRLDLSEHPFCLGLHPHDVRLTTHTVCSNFMHSISAVMHEGGHAIYELNLPVEQYGAPLGEFASYGMHESQSRWWETMIGLSRPFWEFTYPKLQSTFPNPLDKVNLETFYQAINRCRPSCIRIFSDEISYVLHIILRFEIELAFLEGKLEVNDLPQVWNQKMQESLGITPQDDKEGCLQDIHWAAGLFGYFPTYALGNLYAAQLYQVFIQTFPDHQDRIRQGNLTFIKDFLKEKIHRFGKQYPPLELLERATSSSLSPEPYMNYLKNKFQ is encoded by the coding sequence ATGAGTGTAAAAGAAAAATACGACAGACTCCATAAAATAGGAAAAGAGATCCGATTACTTGTTTCTTTTGGATATTTCCTAGAGTGGGATCAAGAAACCTTTATGCCCAAAGGAGCCATTGAGTTTCGGAGTGAACAAATCGAACTCATCTCCAGCATCACCCACCGTGAAAAAACAAGTGAACGCTTTAAAGAAGCGCTCGAGGCTCTCATCGACTTAAACTCAGGCAAACCCCATTACGAAGACCTTGACGACGAGCAAAAGGCGAACTTACGCGAATGGCGGGAAAGCTATTTGCACGAAACAAAACTTCCCAATGACTTTGTTAAAACGTTTGCTAAAACAGCATCTAAAGCAACCAATGCTTGGGCTAAAGCCAAAAACAACGATACGTTTGAGACCTTCGCTCCTCATCTTCAAGAACTCGTTCACCTCTGTCGAAAAAAAGCCGATTTCATTGGTTTTAAAGAACACCCTTACGATGCATTTCTTTCCATCTACGAGCCCGGAGTCACCACTCAAACTCTAAAAGATCTCTTTGCCACTCTCAAACCATTTCTCAGCGAATTACTAAAGACAGTCTCTCGAAAACAAACCGTCGACGATCGTTTCCTTCGTGGAAACTTTTCTCAGCAATCCCAACTTGAGTTCGACAAACATCTCTTAGAAATCATGCATCTCGATCCCCAACACAGCCGACTTGATCTTTCTGAACATCCCTTTTGTTTGGGTTTACACCCACACGATGTCCGTCTGACTACACATACGGTTTGCTCTAACTTTATGCACTCAATTTCTGCTGTCATGCATGAAGGAGGTCATGCTATTTATGAACTCAACCTTCCTGTAGAACAGTATGGAGCCCCTCTTGGAGAATTTGCAAGCTATGGAATGCACGAAAGCCAGTCCCGTTGGTGGGAAACCATGATTGGACTGAGCCGCCCATTTTGGGAGTTTACCTATCCTAAACTCCAAAGTACATTTCCCAATCCACTTGATAAGGTCAACCTCGAAACCTTTTACCAAGCTATCAACCGATGCCGCCCATCCTGTATCCGAATCTTTTCAGATGAAATTTCCTATGTCTTGCACATCATTCTCCGTTTTGAAATCGAACTCGCATTTCTCGAAGGCAAACTTGAAGTAAACGACCTTCCCCAAGTTTGGAATCAAAAGATGCAGGAATCTCTTGGTATCACTCCTCAAGACGACAAAGAGGGGTGTTTACAAGACATCCATTGGGCTGCAGGTCTATTTGGTTATTTTCCAACCTATGCGCTGGGTAACCTCTATGCCGCTCAACTCTACCAAGTCTTTATCCAAACATTTCCCGACCATCAAGACCGGATACGGCAAGGAAACCTCACCTTCATCAAAGACTTTTTAAAAGAAAAAATTCACCGTTTTGGTAAACAATACCCCCCTCTAGAACTTCTTGAGAGAGCAACAAGCTCCTCTCTTTCTCCAGAGCCCTATATGAACTACCTCAAAAACAAGTTCCAATAA
- a CDS encoding phosphatase PAP2 family protein has product MNHWNLKKLFIPPLIILLLFMSWLTPLFRPYWNALDSWTFYTLNTWIQENTFWQNFWAFTGTRLMDWIHDIFMFLFFFYAIKKATSDLKERKIAELIGTILFMALTICIVNGIMFPEFIHAPRKSPTMIDREAFRLSSVIEWTKVKDHSRKSFPGDHATTAILFTCFIYHLMGWRLGIFATVYAIFFCLPRLIVGAHWLTDILLGSSLIAITISSLIMGTPIGNSVFRFFEKLILKMRRRTF; this is encoded by the coding sequence ATGAATCATTGGAACCTGAAAAAACTCTTCATCCCTCCTTTGATCATCTTGCTTCTCTTTATGAGCTGGCTCACCCCCCTCTTTCGACCCTATTGGAATGCTTTAGATTCTTGGACATTTTACACGCTCAACACATGGATCCAAGAAAACACTTTTTGGCAAAATTTCTGGGCCTTCACAGGGACTCGTCTCATGGATTGGATCCATGACATTTTTATGTTTCTCTTTTTCTTTTACGCAATCAAAAAGGCTACCTCAGATTTAAAGGAGAGAAAAATTGCCGAGCTCATAGGAACGATCTTATTTATGGCCCTAACCATCTGCATCGTCAATGGAATCATGTTCCCCGAGTTCATCCATGCTCCCCGCAAAAGTCCCACTATGATCGATCGAGAAGCTTTTCGCCTTTCCTCTGTGATTGAGTGGACTAAAGTCAAAGATCATTCACGAAAAAGTTTTCCAGGAGACCATGCCACAACAGCCATCTTGTTCACTTGCTTCATCTACCACTTGATGGGCTGGAGACTCGGTATCTTCGCAACAGTCTATGCCATTTTCTTCTGTCTTCCTCGCCTCATCGTAGGAGCTCACTGGCTGACTGATATCCTTTTAGGAAGCTCTCTGATTGCCATCACAATCAGCAGCTTAATTATGGGAACCCCCATAGGAAACAGCGTGTTTCGATTCTTCGAAAAGCTGATTTTAAAAATGCGCAGGCGCACTTTTTAA
- a CDS encoding LptF/LptG family permease: protein MICKQTWERYLLKEVLKVFTLFLLSFYFLYTVIDYSMHVQEIIKSQKISLSNLCLYYSMLFSKRCDLLLPLALLIASLKVLLSLNRKNELLAFQAGGIKLKRLLRPFFFMAAVCTLINYLNFEWVIPRSLTFIERFEKHNFRSKKSQKRKEEGVHMLPLEDGSRLIYQEYDGDAKELFDVYWLHSIDKFFHMKKLAIGTEIPTGLFVDAFLRTEKGLLEKVNSYENYPFYRLKLNFDLKNYIGKPMESRSITELVKLQRSHKPFWKEKKDKIQAHLYSKLLLPWLSLFVILGIAPFATSFSRNLPTFLLFSLSLFGYIALFMIFEASTILGESHIVSPFAAIFTVPFLFLLYFGRKFLKLG from the coding sequence ATGATTTGTAAGCAAACATGGGAACGGTACCTTCTGAAAGAAGTCTTAAAAGTCTTCACTCTCTTCCTCCTCTCCTTTTACTTCCTCTATACTGTTATCGATTACTCCATGCATGTACAGGAAATCATCAAAAGCCAAAAAATTTCCCTAAGTAATCTCTGCCTTTATTACTCGATGCTTTTTAGTAAACGATGTGACCTTCTCCTCCCCCTAGCCCTTTTGATAGCCTCTCTTAAAGTGCTTCTTTCATTGAATCGGAAAAATGAACTACTCGCATTTCAAGCAGGTGGGATCAAACTCAAGCGCCTTTTACGCCCCTTTTTCTTCATGGCTGCTGTATGCACGCTCATCAATTACCTCAATTTTGAATGGGTCATTCCACGCTCCTTAACCTTCATTGAACGTTTTGAAAAACACAACTTCCGCTCTAAAAAATCCCAAAAGAGAAAAGAAGAAGGAGTGCATATGCTTCCTCTTGAAGATGGAAGCAGGCTCATTTATCAAGAGTATGATGGAGACGCAAAAGAACTCTTTGATGTCTATTGGCTCCATTCAATTGATAAATTCTTTCACATGAAAAAACTTGCCATTGGGACTGAAATCCCAACAGGGCTGTTTGTCGATGCTTTTTTGCGGACAGAAAAAGGATTGTTAGAAAAAGTTAATTCCTATGAAAATTATCCCTTCTATCGTCTAAAACTCAATTTTGATTTGAAAAATTATATTGGAAAACCCATGGAAAGCCGGTCGATCACTGAGCTCGTCAAGTTGCAGCGAAGTCATAAACCTTTTTGGAAGGAAAAAAAAGATAAGATTCAAGCTCATCTCTACTCAAAACTCCTCCTCCCTTGGCTCTCTCTTTTTGTTATCCTTGGAATTGCTCCCTTTGCGACTTCCTTTTCCCGCAATCTTCCTACTTTCTTGCTCTTTTCTCTCTCGCTCTTTGGTTACATTGCGCTTTTCATGATTTTCGAAGCCTCGACAATCTTAGGTGAATCCCACATTGTTTCTCCTTTCGCCGCTATTTTCACGGTTCCCTTCCTATTCCTTTTATATTTTGGTCGAAAATTTCTTAAATTAGGTTAG